The Candidatus Acidiferrales bacterium genome contains a region encoding:
- a CDS encoding PBP1A family penicillin-binding protein, with protein sequence MGDPPQGRILLEGGKAFSRIALIILVLCSIAFGAATGLLFAYSSDLPQIQELENYHPDVVTELYADDGTPIGSFALQRRILLTYDQIPQILRDAIISTEDRHFMQHWGVDFPRVAEAAWKNLITGRRAEGASTLTMQLARVLFLSPEKKFSRKVEETMLAIQIERHYTKQQIFTMYCNQIYLGAGNYGFEAASEFYFDKPVGQLTLPEAATLAAIIRGPFYSPVLHPDRALARRNLVLDLMAANDKITRAQAKEAQQAPLGLQLTYSQNNNLAPYFVEEIRQKLEQEFGSEAVHQEGLRVYTTLNAKMQRDAVQAVRDGLHAYDRRHGWRGNLPNIFQQHLGTLRSYESPGWREPIQAGDYVTGLITAVDANAAVAKIGDYRAVITAPDFAWTEAKSPRDLLHVGDLANLHIESLNGATAKVELEQIPAAQASLITIDNATGEIKAMVGGYSFELSKYNRATQAMRQTGSSFKVYVYATALEQGMSPFDVVLDEPVSYTSGDQIYTPRNYDDTFEGRITLRRALADSRNVPAVRILDKVGIQNAIDTARRCGLTSPLPPYLPLALGAADLTLLEHTSGFSVFPDDGVHIQPHMIRRVTSYDGAILEEARPKVTDAIPPTVARTMVAMLEDVVHFGTGVRAQALDRPSAGKTGTTNDFTDAWYIGFTPQITTGVWVGYDDPKTSLGPKETGARAALPIWLEFMQQASKGMPVENFANVESLEDLAKTQHEEVDVPDTAPPADLSEQGEAPKEPAQPPKPKPGGPDATGKPPITPGAPSIYGAANR encoded by the coding sequence ATGGGCGATCCGCCACAGGGAAGAATCCTCCTCGAAGGAGGAAAGGCATTTAGCCGCATCGCGCTGATCATTCTGGTTCTCTGCTCGATTGCGTTCGGCGCGGCCACGGGGCTTCTGTTCGCTTACAGCAGCGATCTGCCGCAAATTCAGGAGCTGGAAAATTATCATCCCGACGTCGTCACGGAACTTTACGCCGACGATGGCACGCCGATTGGAAGCTTTGCGCTACAGCGGCGCATCCTGCTGACCTACGACCAGATTCCTCAGATTCTTCGCGACGCAATCATTTCCACCGAAGACCGGCACTTCATGCAGCACTGGGGCGTGGATTTTCCGCGCGTGGCGGAAGCCGCATGGAAAAATCTGATTACGGGAAGAAGAGCCGAAGGCGCGAGCACGCTGACGATGCAACTCGCGCGCGTGCTGTTTCTCTCGCCCGAAAAAAAATTCAGCCGCAAGGTCGAAGAGACGATGCTGGCGATTCAGATCGAGCGCCATTACACGAAACAGCAGATTTTTACGATGTACTGCAACCAGATTTACCTCGGAGCGGGAAATTATGGGTTCGAGGCAGCCTCGGAATTTTATTTCGATAAGCCCGTGGGGCAATTAACGCTGCCCGAGGCGGCGACGCTGGCCGCGATTATTCGCGGGCCATTTTATTCACCGGTCCTGCATCCTGATCGCGCGCTGGCGCGGCGCAATCTGGTGCTGGATTTAATGGCTGCGAACGACAAGATCACTCGCGCGCAGGCCAAGGAAGCGCAACAGGCGCCGCTGGGCCTGCAATTGACGTATTCGCAGAACAACAATCTGGCACCGTATTTCGTCGAAGAAATTCGGCAGAAGCTTGAGCAGGAATTCGGTTCGGAAGCCGTGCATCAGGAAGGCCTGCGCGTCTATACGACACTGAACGCGAAAATGCAACGGGATGCGGTGCAGGCTGTGCGCGACGGGCTGCATGCGTATGACCGGCGTCACGGCTGGCGCGGCAACCTGCCGAATATTTTTCAGCAGCATCTTGGCACGCTGCGCAGCTATGAATCGCCGGGATGGCGCGAACCGATTCAAGCAGGAGATTACGTCACGGGATTGATCACCGCAGTGGACGCGAACGCGGCAGTGGCGAAAATTGGAGACTATCGCGCGGTAATTACCGCTCCGGACTTTGCATGGACGGAAGCGAAATCGCCGCGCGATTTGCTGCACGTTGGCGATCTGGCCAATCTCCACATCGAAAGCTTGAACGGGGCGACGGCAAAAGTCGAACTGGAACAGATTCCCGCGGCGCAAGCTTCGCTAATCACTATCGACAACGCCACGGGCGAAATCAAGGCCATGGTCGGCGGGTACAGCTTCGAGCTATCCAAATACAATCGCGCCACGCAGGCGATGCGGCAGACGGGAAGCTCGTTCAAAGTTTACGTTTATGCGACGGCCTTGGAGCAGGGTATGTCGCCGTTTGACGTCGTTTTGGACGAGCCAGTGTCCTACACGAGCGGCGACCAGATCTACACGCCACGGAACTACGATGACACGTTCGAAGGACGCATCACGCTGCGCCGCGCGCTGGCGGACTCACGCAACGTGCCCGCCGTGAGAATCCTGGACAAAGTCGGAATTCAAAATGCGATCGACACGGCGCGGCGATGCGGCCTTACGAGTCCATTGCCGCCGTATTTGCCGCTGGCGCTCGGCGCGGCGGATTTGACGCTGCTCGAGCACACTTCGGGGTTCTCGGTGTTTCCAGACGACGGTGTGCACATCCAGCCGCATATGATTCGCCGGGTGACGTCATACGACGGCGCGATTCTGGAAGAAGCACGGCCGAAAGTGACCGACGCGATTCCGCCGACGGTTGCGCGGACGATGGTGGCGATGCTCGAAGATGTCGTCCACTTTGGGACGGGCGTGCGCGCGCAGGCGCTGGACAGGCCTTCGGCCGGAAAGACCGGCACGACGAACGATTTCACGGACGCGTGGTACATCGGATTCACGCCGCAGATTACTACGGGCGTTTGGGTCGGATATGACGATCCGAAAACTTCGCTGGGCCCAAAGGAAACCGGAGCACGAGCGGCGCTGCCCATTTGGCTGGAGTTCATGCAGCAGGCGAGCAAGGGAATGCCGGTCGAAAATTTTGCCAACGTGGAGTCGCTCGAAGACCTC